One genomic region from Lycorma delicatula isolate Av1 chromosome 1, ASM4794821v1, whole genome shotgun sequence encodes:
- the LOC142317437 gene encoding uncharacterized protein LOC142317437 → MSSDNEKRSLSIEDTNLVTSENLKVENEVTMDVPVKNIYVYEAFPSNSIKLETEDDTTKETLLLILPHHPIEDDITPVCESESLQVKEEPINNGCDNIDEVTDPLVSEGTNLIKLEDHKIKNEAELRSY, encoded by the exons ATGAGTAGTGATAATGAAAAACGATCCCTATCAATTGAAGACACCAACCTAGTtacatcagaaaatttaaaagttgaaaatgaagtg acaaTGGATGTACCTGTAAAGAATATCTACGTGTATGAAGCATTCCCCTCTAACAGTATCAAACTAGAAACTGAAGATGATACCACAAAGGAaactttattgttgattttaccACATCACCCTATTGAAGATGATATTACACCTGTTTGT GAAAGTGAATCTTTGCAAGTGAAAGAGGAGCCGATCAATAATGGGTGTGATAATATTGATGAAGTGACAGATCCTCTTGTGAGTGAAGGGACCAACCTAATTAAATTAGaagatcataaaatcaaaaatgaagcA gaactgAGATCTTATTGA